The stretch of DNA ATGTAGACAGTAAAATACTGCTGAAGAAAACCATCCAGCTCATCGCCACTAAAGGCTACCGCGTGGGGAACATCGATGCTACTATTTGTGCCGAGCAACCCAAGATCAATCCTCACATCCCCGCCATGCAAGCATGCATGGCTGCCATTATTGGTATCAGTGAAGACGACATCTCTATCAAAGCCACCACTTCCGAACGGATGGGCTTCGTTGGGCGCGAAGAAGGAATGGCCGCCTACGCCGTAGCTCTCATTGAGAAGGACTGAACCGGTGGTGAAAACCATATTCAGATGCTCTTCGAGGAAAAAAAACGGTAAACATTTGGTCGTAGCCTAAAAAACCGTTACCTTTGCAACCGCAATTGTCCCATGGTGTAATGGTAGCACTACAGTTTTTGGTTCTGTCAGTGGTGGTTCGAATCCATCTGGGACAACTTAAAAGAGGAATCCAACTTGAAAGAGGATTTCTCTTTTTTTTATGTCTTCACATCACATCTCTCATACTGCTCGTTTCGCATTGAGCATGGAAAAATAGAGGTCGTTAAAACATCGACCGTTTTCTTAATAAGGATTAATAAACGGGGAAGACAAACAAGCTTGTGTTAACATTCCGTGGAAACCATTTATCTTTGCACCGATAAAATCGTTCAACAAATATTAAAAAGAGAGTATGAAGAGAATTAGACTCATCAAAATCCCCATTTTGCTAACATTACTTTTAGGATTGCCTATGGCAACTTATGCCAAGGTGAAAATACCCGTCGGAACGCGCGAGGTGATCAAAGTGGTGTATGAGATTCCTAAGAAAGACAGTATCGAAGTAGACGGCAAACTGCTTGATCTGGCACGTTTTCACAAAGAATTCAACATCGCCTACATTTTGCCCCTATGGATTGAAGAGGAGCCTAAACTGGTATTGTACGACGCGAAGAGCGAAACCTACTATGAGACCGACACACCCAAAGCGCGGACTTTTATTAAGGAATATCTCAAGGCGAAAAACCTTGACGAGGCCGACCTACTTCAATTACCTTTCTACACGCGTTACGGTGGCAAGATCGTAGTCCTGCTCATTATCGGTTTGATGATATGGGGTGCTATCCCTTCAAGAAAAGACGACACAATTCAACCCACTAAATTATAAACAATGGAACCCAAGAACATGATTCTTATGGCGGTGATTGTCATCGCCGGACTGGTGATCAGTCAGATCTACAAGCGTAAAGTTACCAAGAAAGCCCTTGAGCGTTCGAAGGCAGAAGAAGCTGCGCGTAATTTTAGCGATAGCGATATCGAAGTACTCTACAAAAGCGATTTCGCCGAGTGTATTAAGCACTTGGAGGGCAAGAAAGTGCTGGCAGCCAACTACGTTTATCATCTTCCTGACGCAAAAGAGCACATGAAGACGGCCGGAAAAGATGTCCTCAAGAGTGCGCTCACCCTCGGGACGGTGAAGTTTACGACGGTGCAGGTGCCCGTCCCGTTGCTCCTTACCGAGGACGGACTGCATATCTTCCAACTCAATACTGAAGAGAAGGTGACCAAACATATGCTTTTCGGCAACGATCGTCTATCGCAGGCCACCATCCGAAAGGAAAACGAGACACGCATCCCCACCGAACTGGGCGATGCTGCCGATTTCTTCACGCTTTCCATTCCCAGCGATGAGGGCATGCGCGAACTCTATCTCTGCTCGGTGCTCTATCCTACGCAGACGAAGTTTCTTACCTACAATCCCTATCGTCGCCTCTTGGCTTATGCCACAGGCAAGCATTTCTTCAAGGTTTTGGCCGAGAAGTTCCCCAATTTGGCGGCTTAACAAACAGTCTTTTACAGATTCCTCCCCGCTGTTCTCCATCGAACGGCGGGGATTTTTGTTTTCGATCCAACAAAACGCAAGAAAATAAGGAAATAAAATTTATTCTCAACGCAGACACTAAAAAGGTCTGTGCAGGAATTTTTTTTGCTCTCCAAACTGCGGTAGTTTGTGAGGTACAATAGATAGACTTTTACAGAAGTGTTATCAATGAGGGTATGATAGAGATAGGGGAGGGGAGAAGGACGGAAAAAGCCGGCTCTTATGCTTGATAGAAGCTAAGAGCCGGCTAATGGTAGTACCGAGGAAAGACCTCGGACAGTTTTGGGAGGTGGAGGCTACCAACCTGGATTTTGTGTCAGGGTGTAGCCGTTTTGTTCGTAGAGAGTGAGTTGATCTACGGGGATGGGATAGAGATAGTCTTTCGTCTTATAGGTACGCAGGAGCGTGGTTTTAGTGATGGGGAGAATATAGCCGGAAGTTCCTGGCCGGTCGAGAATGAGTTTGTCGAGCGAGGCGAGGGTGATAGGCTTGGTATGATGGGCGTTATACCAGGCTACGTATCGGGTTTTGTCGATCCAGGCACCTCGGTTGAGCTTGGTGTTGATGGTCATATCGGCGTAGTCCAGTTTTTTCCAGCGGCGCAGGTCGTCGAAGCGGATGCCTTCGTAGGCAAGTTCGATGCGTCGTTCGCGGCGAATCTCCCACAGTATCGACGGCACATCGCTATCCCGAGTGGGATCGTTGAGGATGACACCGTTCACTTGCAGATCGTTGCCCGATAGGGTGAGGTGGGGCATAGCCGTGCTTGGTCGGTCGCGGATAAGGTTGATAGTTTTGTCGAAGTCGGCTTGTGTGAGGGTATAGGCACCGAGGGTGGCGAGCTCAGCAGCAGCTTCAATGTAATTCATCAACACTTCGTTGAGCTTCATCACAGGCGCATCGGTGATGCAGGTCGTGCTTCGACCTCCGGGAAGGTTTTTAAGGGTCTCGTTAACAAAGCGATTAGCAAAGTAGCCCGAGATGGCATAGACGGCGGCTACGCCTGTAAGTTGTAGCTCGGTGGTGTCGATATGAGCGTAGAGACGTGGGTCGCGGTCGGCGATTTCGTCGTAGAACCACTGGTCGCCTTTGTACTGGGTATTGCCAGCTTGGGCGATGGGCAGTCCGTTCTTGGTGAGGTAACTGTCGATGAGTGATTTGGAAGGACTGGCGTTCTCAGCTTCCGTGTTCTGGAAGGTCATGAGGCTGTGGGTCACTTCTCCATCTACGTAGGAGCGATAGAGGATGATTTCGGGGTTACCGGCCAAGTCAAGTGATGTGGTCAAGGCTTTGTAGTTGCTGCACAAGCTGTATTTACCGCTGTTGATGATGTATTCGGCATATTCTTTGGCAGCTTTGAGGTATTTCGTGGCTGCTACGGTGTTGGCGGAATGGTATTTTTGCCAGGTCCCTTCGAAGAGCAGCAAGCGCGTAGCGTAGGCGTAGACAACATCGCGATTAATGGTGAGGCCATTCTCGCCGTCGGCAATTCGGACGTTGGCCATAGCGTATTTAAGGTCGGCCAGGACGCTATCCATTACTTCGATGCGAGGTGTACGGGCTTTATAAAGCGTTTGTCGGTCTTTGGCATCGATGGGTGCGTTGTAGTAAGGCACGTCTCCGAAGCGCGAAACGAGCTTGGCGTACTCTAAGGCGCGGAGGAAACGGGTTACGCCGAGCCAGTGTTTCCGGGCCTCGTCTTCCATGTGGTTTTTGCTGATACGGTCGATCATGACGTTGATGACGTGCACGTCGTCGAAGCTCCACTTGGATTTGCTTTGCACTGCGGGGGCCACTTTGGTGAAGAAGGTGGCCTTTTGCTGGGCGTTGTCGTCGGTCCAGTCGGCGATGTCGGTTTCTGCGAACCAGTCGGAGCGGTTCCATCCCGATCGGTAGCCCGGGAAATAGGTGGGGTAGAGGTTGTAGACAGAGTGCCGGACGCTGGTTTCCGACGACCAGAAAGCGTCTTTGTCTTCTGCCCGGTCGAGTGGGTTGCGTGTGAGGAAGTCGTTGCAGGACACCAATGTCAATGCGGCCAAGGCCATGCTGATGCCTAATATCTTGTGTTTCATAATTGTATCGTTTTTAATTGTTAGAATACGGCTTGAACGCCAAACGAAAGTGTGCGCGAGAAAGGATAGCTGCGGCCAAACGACCAGGAAGCTTCTTTCTTGAAGTCGCTCCGATAGGTAGTTGTCTCGGGGTCGATGGGGAGGTTGAGACTATCGAACTCGAAGAGGTTTTCTGCACTGAAGTAGATGCGGAAACTCTGTAAGCAGATTTTCTTCACGATGTCATTGGGCAGCGTATAGCCCAAGGTGAGGTTCTTGCAGCGCAGATAAGCCATGTTGGCCAGGTAGCGTGTTTGGCGCAAGAAGTTCTTTGCGTTACTGTTCCAGGCCATGTTGGCGGGCCGGGGATAGAAAGCTCCGGTGTTGGTAGGTGTCCAATAGTCCATCTGATGTTCAAAGGCGGCGTCCATATAGCCCGAGCCTCCGGAGGGGATGGCTAAAGAACCCACGGCCCAGAAGTCACGTTTGCCCACGCCTTGGAAGAAAGCACTGAAGTCGAAACCTTTGTAGGTGGCACCGAGAGTGAAGCTGTATTCGTAGTTGGGCAGGTAGTTGCCAATCACTTTCTGGTCGCCCGGATGTTCGACGGTGTTCTTTCCGTAGGTAATCTTGCCGTCTCCGTCGAGGTCTTTGTATTTCACGTCGCCCGGACCGAACTTGAATGCGCCCGATTCGTAGAGAGCTTGTGAGGGGATACCGTCTTTAAGAGTGCCGTCGGGTTTGAAGTCGTCGGCCTGAAAGAGGCGATCGGTTTCATATCCCCAGATCTCTCCGAGGCGTTTGCCTTTGTAGTTACCGTCGATGTCGCGCGATTGCGAGTTGAACTTCGTAATCTTTTCCGTAACGTGAGAGAAACTGGCGGCGAGCGATACGCCCAGTCCGTTGTTGAATTGGTGCTGATAAGTGATGCCCAGTTCGAGGCCGGTGCCGGTGAGTTCGCCAAAGTTGATTTTGGGAGCCTTGGCTCCGAAGGTAGAAGGAAGCGTCTCTCCGTTGGTGTGCATGTCGGAAGTGACGCGGCGATACCAGTCGAAGGTGAAGTTGAGCTCATTGTTAAAGAAGCCAGCCTCTAAACCCAGGTCGATGGTAGAGACGCGTTCCCAGGTCAGACTGCCTGAGTGGATCGTGGGCGACTTCAGTCCCAGCACCTCTTTTCCACCTACTACCCAGTCGGAAGCTGTCGATGTGATGGTCGAAAGGTAAGAGTAGGCCTCTACGTCCTGGTTTCCTATCGTTCCCCACGAGCCTCTCAGCTTTAGATTGGAGAGGGCTGGCTTGGCCCAGGCAAAGAATTTCTCTTCTGAAGCACGCCAACCGGCGGAGAAAGAGGGGAAGAAGGCGAACTTCTTACCAGTGGGGAAGTTGGACGAACCGTCGTAACGGGCGTTGAACTCGAAGAGATAGCGTTGCAAGAAGTCGTAGTTCACACGACCGAAGAAGCCTGCAGCAGCAAAGTCTTTATGGAAGCTGTCGTCGCTGTCGAAGGCATATTGGTCGCCTCCGGTCATAGCAATCTCGGTCAGCGAAGTGTTGAAGAGCCCTCTACGCTCGGAGTAGTGGCCCAGTCCTTCGCGTGTTTCTGCGTCGAAACCGGCCATTAATTTCAGAGCGTGATCTTTGTTGATGTTCATGTTATAGGTGGCATAACCCTTGAAAATGTTTTGCAACGTGTAGCGACTGATCTGCACCACACGATCATGCGTTGTGCCATAGATGCTTTGATAGCTGCTGAAGGGGGCTGTGGCAAACATGTTATAGGCCATCACCGTTCCTCCGTTGCGTTTCTTGGCATCGTTGCTATAAGAGAAGGTGTAGTCGAAGTTCACCGTGAGGTTCTTCAACGGTGTGATTTCCGTTCCCACATTGGCACGCACATAGGTGGTGGCGAGACTCTCGCGATTGCCGTTTTTGATGTCGGTCACGGCCGAACGGAACGGTTTTCCCTGATAGTCGGCATACGGATACCAGCGAGGCCAGCGCAGCAGATAGAACCAAGCATCATACTGACCCGAGGTGAATCGATAGGGTTCGTCGTGGTTGGTGCGGGTGAGAAGCACGTTTGTGCGCACCTTCCACCAGTCTGTGATGGCCGTTGTGATGTTGCTGTGCAGCGTATAACGGTCATATTGATCGGTGTTGAACTTCATCACACCGCTCTGGGTGAGATAGCTCAGGCTGATGTTATACGTCGTGCGTTTGTTACCACCCGTTACCGAGAGGTTATGGTTCTGTTGCGGTGTCCATTTGCGGGTGAACTCTTTGATGGGGTCGAACGAACGGTAGAAATACGTCTTACCGTTTTTCAGCTCGAAGTCGCGTCCTTGCTGCATTTCTCCCAGTTCGGCTTGCGACATTCCGCCATATTTCTCTTCCCATTTCTTGATGTTGGCCACGGCATCCGCATCGATGGTGTAGCCGATATTGCTCTTTTGCGACACGCCTTCGCGTTGCATAATCTGCCAGATAAAGTCGGCATTAGCCGATGCTGAGGCCACTTTGGGGAGCTTGGTGGGGGTGTTCCAAGCAAAATTGTTCGAGTAGGATACGCGCACTTTGTCGTTCTTGGCTCCCTGCTTGGTGGTGATCAGAATCACGCCCCATGCGGCACGAGTTCCGTAAATAGAGGCCGACGCCGCATCTTTGAGCACCGAAATCGTCTCGATGTCGTCGGGATTGACGAGATTCAGACTGGGCACTTCGACGTTGTCTACCAAAATGAGCGGGGCCGTTCCGCCCTCTGCGCTGAGCGAACCCACAGAACCGCGCAGCTTCACAGACGATTCCGTGCCCACGCCGCCAATGCGATTGGTAATGGTCAGACCCGGGGTGATGCCCTGTAAGGCCTTGGCTACGTCGGTGATAGGTCGGCTGGCGATGGCTTCTTCGACGTTGACGTTGGCCACGGCACCGGTCAAATTCACCTTCTTTTGTGTACCATAACCTACGACAACCACTTCGTTGATTTGTCCGGCATCCTCTTCCAATGTGATTTTCATCGAGTGGGCGGCTGCCACTTTAACGGTTTTATAGCCCACATACGAGATGCTGAGCCGCTCGCCGGGCTTTGCTGCGATGGAGAAATGTCCGTTAAGGTCGGACACCACACCGATGTTTTTTCCCGCAATGGTGATGGTTGCACCCGTGATGGGGTCGCCCTGACGGTCGGTGATCACGCCCGAGAGTTTCTGTTGGTCTTGTTGCTCGGCGACGTTCCGTGCTGTTCCCGTCACCGCCATCGTGCTCAATGGGGCGGAAGCTCCCACCCATACGGCGAGCATTGTGTAGAAACAATAAGATTTCTTCATAAAGATATGATTGTTAAGTTGGAAATGTTAAGTAAAAAACTACGCCTGTCCCTCTGCCATTAGAGGGCATTTCATCTGTCTGTGCCTGGCAAGTCCTTTCTTTACGGGGTTAATAATATAGGATGGTTAAATCTCTTTCGCCCGCAGTTGCTGCGAGGCGTTTGTCAATAGGGTTGTCGCAAATTTACCGAAAATTAATATACATAGACTTATTTTTGTGTTAAAAATCATTTAAAACACAAGATTTAACATCCTCTTCGATCACGAAACAGATCGGCAGCGCAAAGCGTTGACCGGGCAAGGGAAGACTTTCTTCTCCTTCACCATTTCTCTCTGCCTCTTTATTTCTCTGGTTCTTTTTACTTACTCCTTCTCTTCTTTCTCCTTTCTCCTTTTCTCTTTCCTATTCCATCTCTTAGCTTTTACATGTCATTCTCTTAACTTTTGAGTCGCGTTTTCTTAGCTTTCAGCTCGCAAAAGCTTAGGTTTTGAAAGTTGATCTGTAAACGTTTGATTCTCAATGTTTTAGAAATCTGTTTTTGATGGATCATCTTTGCGGCAAGAAAAAGGCCATTCTCCGGACGGTAAGAAAGGAAAGGATGTCAGGATGGCTAACATGAAAAAATATCATTTGGAAGAGGATTTTGCCTGTTTTTTGAGGAGAAAAATCTACTTTTGCATGTTTAATCATAGATGATGAGAGATGAATAAAGAAAAATTTTTTGGTAATGTAGGTTGGATCGGTATGTGTACCTCCATCCTGATGTATGTGTTTTATTTTCCACAGATACAAGAAAACCTCAATGGCGACAAGGGTTCGTTCATCCAACCCTTTATGGCAGGTGTCAATTGCACGCTGTGGGTGTGCTACGGCTTGTTTAAAGAGAAGCGCGATTTCCCCTTGGTGCTGGCCAATGCGCCTGGTGTGATTTTTGGTTTCTTCGCTGCATTCACGGCGTTGTAGGTGGATGCTGGGGTGATCCATCCTGCGATTCAGAACAACTCTTTCAGGTTTCAAGCCTGCAACAACCAAGCGGAGGATGTGCCAACAGGCGCATCCTCCGCTTCTTTCTTTCTCCGCTGTATCTCTTTTCTTATTTCCGGGTGTGAAAATTCACCAGTCCGGGCAGCACGTCTGCCTCTATTCGGGCGGGCTGGAAGCTGAATTCGCGACACACTTCGCACAGTAAGTCGGCATAGTTGAGGGCGATGTTGCCCGTGAAATAAACGGGTTGCTGCCGGAAATCGTATTGTGTGAGGTTGCGTTGGATGAAGCTGCGAAAGCTCTCGGTCACCAACTGGTGCACATAAGGCTGACGTTGCCTGCCGCAAAGGAACATCGCCACGGAGGAGAGATAGTAGTGGGGGAGGGGTGTGTTGTAAACCGTTTCCATCACTTCGGCGGGTGTTGTGTTCTGCTGATATAGGAAATCGATCAGCAAATCTTCGGGGGCCAGCCGCTTCAAGACATCCGAGAGAAAGGCTTTTCCGATGGCCGAACCGCTGCCTTCGTCGCCTAAGATGAAGCCGCCGGGCTGAACGTTCTTCGCAATCTTCTCTCCGTCGTAGTAGCAAGAGTTCGATCCTGTGTCGAGAATACAGGCAATACCGGGTGTCTCGATGCACAGTCCGCGAGCCGCCGCCAGCAAGTCGCTCTCCACCATCACAGGTGTTTTGAACTGAGAGGTGAGCGAGAGCGACACAATTTTCTTCTTCGAGTCGTTGCTACAGCCCGCTCCGTAGTAGTAAATCCGCTGTAGCTTGCGGTGAAAACAGGTCTCGGGCAGACCCAGACGCACGCTTCGACTGATTTCTTTTCGGGTTTGAAAGTAGGGGTTGAGTCCTTCTGTTCTTTCTTTTTCAACGATTTCTCCGTCTTCTACAAACACCCAGTCGGTGTATCGAGAACCGCTTACGGCTATAAGTATCATGATGGTGTGAGGATTTTCTTTGTGAGGCTTGTTGTTCAAGCTATATATAAATAGGTGAAACTTCTCCGTTTTCTGCAAATAGGGCACTCTCTGCCTGTGTGTGTCTTGACCGATGAGCTGTCCTGGGCTCAGGCGTTGTCTTGCAGAATCTGTTTGAGGAGGAAGGTGGCGTTCTGATTTTGCGCCACGCCCCGACGGATTTTGTAGCTGTAGGTGACGTCGTCGCCCAGCTCAATTTCAAAACAATAGTTGGTGAAAGGACTGCCGGGAGCATCTTCCAACTTAGAAAGTTCGAGGTCGTGCGTGGCAATGAGTCCGCTCACGGGCTGTTTCGCGATGGTTTCGAGAAAGAGCCGAGAGCCGTTGAGCTTGTCGAGCGAGTTGGTGCCTTTGAGAATTTCGTCGAGAATAATCAAGGTGTAGCAGTGCCGACGGCAAAAGGAGAGCAACTGTTCGAGCCGAAGCAGTTCGGCGTTGAAGTAGGAAATGCCGTGGGTGAGGTCGTCGCTGGTGCGCATACTGCTGAATAGCTGAAAACAAGATACCTGCATCCGACGCGCAAACACAGACAGACCGGCCATCGCCAACACGTAGTTCACTCCTACCGAACGTAGAAAAGTGCTTTTGCCAGCCATGTTCGCACCCGTTATGATCTGATATTCGGCATGCCCCAAGCTGAAGTCGTTGCGAACGGCTTGGGGTCCGAGGAAGGGGTGATACAGTTGTTCGGCATGATAGAAAATGCCGTCTGTACCGACGATTTCGGCCTCTACAGCTTCGGGATGATTGAAACGGAAGGTGGCCATCGACACGTTGGCGTCTATTTCGCTCACTGCATCCACCCACTGAGCGATCTTTTCCATGTAGGATTGTTGCCATTTGAGAAAATTGCGCACCAGGAAAAAGTCGCTCAGAAACAAGGTGTTGGAAAGCATCAGTCCCAAGATGTTGCCACGACGATCTAACGTGTCGAGGATTTTCTCCAGGCGGTTGAACGATTCGAGAGCACCCTTCAGAGTCTCTGTTGCCTGAAGGGTGAGCGTAGCCTTGAAATC from Prevotella sp. oral taxon 475 encodes:
- the ispF gene encoding 2-C-methyl-D-erythritol 2,4-cyclodiphosphate synthase, encoding MNRIGFGYDVHRLSEGRALWLGGIKIEHSVGLLGHSDADVLIHAICDALLGAANMRDIGYHFPDTAVETLDVDSKILLKKTIQLIATKGYRVGNIDATICAEQPKINPHIPAMQACMAAIIGISEDDISIKATTSERMGFVGREEGMAAYAVALIEKD
- a CDS encoding RagB/SusD family nutrient uptake outer membrane protein, yielding MKHKILGISMALAALTLVSCNDFLTRNPLDRAEDKDAFWSSETSVRHSVYNLYPTYFPGYRSGWNRSDWFAETDIADWTDDNAQQKATFFTKVAPAVQSKSKWSFDDVHVINVMIDRISKNHMEDEARKHWLGVTRFLRALEYAKLVSRFGDVPYYNAPIDAKDRQTLYKARTPRIEVMDSVLADLKYAMANVRIADGENGLTINRDVVYAYATRLLLFEGTWQKYHSANTVAATKYLKAAKEYAEYIINSGKYSLCSNYKALTTSLDLAGNPEIILYRSYVDGEVTHSLMTFQNTEAENASPSKSLIDSYLTKNGLPIAQAGNTQYKGDQWFYDEIADRDPRLYAHIDTTELQLTGVAAVYAISGYFANRFVNETLKNLPGGRSTTCITDAPVMKLNEVLMNYIEAAAELATLGAYTLTQADFDKTINLIRDRPSTAMPHLTLSGNDLQVNGVILNDPTRDSDVPSILWEIRRERRIELAYEGIRFDDLRRWKKLDYADMTINTKLNRGAWIDKTRYVAWYNAHHTKPITLASLDKLILDRPGTSGYILPITKTTLLRTYKTKDYLYPIPVDQLTLYEQNGYTLTQNPGW
- a CDS encoding TonB-dependent receptor; the protein is MKKSYCFYTMLAVWVGASAPLSTMAVTGTARNVAEQQDQQKLSGVITDRQGDPITGATITIAGKNIGVVSDLNGHFSIAAKPGERLSISYVGYKTVKVAAAHSMKITLEEDAGQINEVVVVGYGTQKKVNLTGAVANVNVEEAIASRPITDVAKALQGITPGLTITNRIGGVGTESSVKLRGSVGSLSAEGGTAPLILVDNVEVPSLNLVNPDDIETISVLKDAASASIYGTRAAWGVILITTKQGAKNDKVRVSYSNNFAWNTPTKLPKVASASANADFIWQIMQREGVSQKSNIGYTIDADAVANIKKWEEKYGGMSQAELGEMQQGRDFELKNGKTYFYRSFDPIKEFTRKWTPQQNHNLSVTGGNKRTTYNISLSYLTQSGVMKFNTDQYDRYTLHSNITTAITDWWKVRTNVLLTRTNHDEPYRFTSGQYDAWFYLLRWPRWYPYADYQGKPFRSAVTDIKNGNRESLATTYVRANVGTEITPLKNLTVNFDYTFSYSNDAKKRNGGTVMAYNMFATAPFSSYQSIYGTTHDRVVQISRYTLQNIFKGYATYNMNINKDHALKLMAGFDAETREGLGHYSERRGLFNTSLTEIAMTGGDQYAFDSDDSFHKDFAAAGFFGRVNYDFLQRYLFEFNARYDGSSNFPTGKKFAFFPSFSAGWRASEEKFFAWAKPALSNLKLRGSWGTIGNQDVEAYSYLSTITSTASDWVVGGKEVLGLKSPTIHSGSLTWERVSTIDLGLEAGFFNNELNFTFDWYRRVTSDMHTNGETLPSTFGAKAPKINFGELTGTGLELGITYQHQFNNGLGVSLAASFSHVTEKITKFNSQSRDIDGNYKGKRLGEIWGYETDRLFQADDFKPDGTLKDGIPSQALYESGAFKFGPGDVKYKDLDGDGKITYGKNTVEHPGDQKVIGNYLPNYEYSFTLGATYKGFDFSAFFQGVGKRDFWAVGSLAIPSGGSGYMDAAFEHQMDYWTPTNTGAFYPRPANMAWNSNAKNFLRQTRYLANMAYLRCKNLTLGYTLPNDIVKKICLQSFRIYFSAENLFEFDSLNLPIDPETTTYRSDFKKEASWSFGRSYPFSRTLSFGVQAVF
- a CDS encoding SemiSWEET family transporter produces the protein MNKEKFFGNVGWIGMCTSILMYVFYFPQIQENLNGDKGSFIQPFMAGVNCTLWVCYGLFKEKRDFPLVLANAPGVIFGFFAAFTAL
- a CDS encoding DNA mismatch repair protein MutS, with product MNLPAFYHTHIEKLTAEISILKRRNRLFVIGEIVFFLALVGFVILYTLIENGGWTLYVSAICLLAYLVVRRFDVKNDEKTDALDRLRQTYQAEFDYLTGFFEDFGDGSIYADSHHPFAHDLDIFGPKSLFQRINRTVSRGGSDRLARRLTLLPADETRPQELVALRRQAIDELSQKETWRMAFLAEGRRVTGGIDTRRILAALAEAKTISIPQFAAHRLQVALVCASIAGFFVSLTLSIFTSFSAQIPIWWGTIHFFGALLVCAKSLRMVNQCVGVLHPELKAYIHILRLLADEDFKATLTLQATETLKGALESFNRLEKILDTLDRRGNILGLMLSNTLFLSDFFLVRNFLKWQQSYMEKIAQWVDAVSEIDANVSMATFRFNHPEAVEAEIVGTDGIFYHAEQLYHPFLGPQAVRNDFSLGHAEYQIITGANMAGKSTFLRSVGVNYVLAMAGLSVFARRMQVSCFQLFSSMRTSDDLTHGISYFNAELLRLEQLLSFCRRHCYTLIILDEILKGTNSLDKLNGSRLFLETIAKQPVSGLIATHDLELSKLEDAPGSPFTNYCFEIELGDDVTYSYKIRRGVAQNQNATFLLKQILQDNA